ATCCCGGCCACACCAAGCTGATGAAGGAGGCTTCAACCGACGAACAGGAGGACCTCATCGCCATGGTGGATGAGGAAATTCTTACAGATGGCAACCTGGCCATTAGGCAGATAGGAAACTGTACTTTTTTTGCATTTCTTGTTTCAATCGCAGTAAGCCAGACTGCTTTCTGTTTATTCCAGTCACCCTATCGCATTCAGTGGCACAAATGACGGATGAAATTCCAACGTTGAATGCATCCACTCAAACGGCAATGCCTCGAAGCGGTGTTTCGTTCCGTAGGTTTCTCGAAGCAGGTGCCGGTGATGGACCAACATCCAAACAGGTTACGGATGAAGACGATGATGTGAAAAAATCTTCAAGCTTTGATGAACTACAGAAAATAGATGAAAAGATCAAAGAGTTCTTCAACACCCCGGAATTGGATACGTTGGAGTTACCAGAGGACAACGAATCAACTCACAGCATGGACAGTATCAAGGACCAGCACACACCAGATCTCCTTACAGGGTCCTCCAAGGATTCCGGACTAAACAAGGTGAAAATTCCTGAGCCACCGACGTTCAATTCCTGGCAAAACTTGGACTTTTCCGACGAAGAATCCGAACACTACGTAGCGCGGGAACTTCCCCGCCGAACAATCGGTGAAGGCACGAAACCGTGGGCAGAATTTAAAGATCTCGTAATTGGTTCCCGACTGGCAAATATGCGACTATCCCCTGTCCTTCCCAGGAAGCCTAGACCGAACAAAAAAACCGTAACCTGGAGCGATACGCAGCATCGTGCCGTGTCCAATCTAATCCATGAGGCGACCGCTCTAGTGGACATGTTCGATCAGGTTTCCATGCTGTTAGGGCCGGATATAAAATTGCATGCAGTAAAACCACAGGAAGAGGAATTCGAACTGCCTCCGCCCAAATGGGAACCACTGCTGACCAAGTCCTGCCATCTATTGCAGGAAAAACTGGAACAGGTCCGTCATT
This genomic window from Malaya genurostris strain Urasoe2022 chromosome 1, Malgen_1.1, whole genome shotgun sequence contains:
- the LOC131430884 gene encoding uncharacterized protein LOC131430884 isoform X2, translated to MSPSQLRCRIRSEFSRSNTSSKAPKKSAQKEESKERPPWRAASVSMVPKSDLRARILDVSKRLRRVNASVQTDPGHTKLMKEASTDEQEDLIAMVDEEILTDGNLAIRQIGNFTLSHSVAQMTDEIPTLNASTQTAMPRSGVSFRRFLEAGAGDGPTSKQVTDEDDDVKKSSSFDELQKIDEKIKEFFNTPELDTLELPEDNESTHSMDSIKDQHTPDLLTGSSKDSGLNKVKIPEPPTFNSWQNLDFSDEESEHYVARELPRRTIGEGTKPWAEFKDLVIGSRLANMRLSPVLPRKPRPNKKTVTWSDTQHRAVSNLIHEATALVDMFDQVSMLLGPDIKLHAVKPQEEEFELPPPKWEPLLTKSCHLLQEKLEQVRHLTCEDVDDQLLLSPSMQPIVDVHDNA
- the LOC131430884 gene encoding uncharacterized protein LOC131430884 isoform X1 → MSKSPSSETASETQSISDESIATSVSNSIRSNTSSKAPKKSAQKEESKERPPWRAASVSMVPKSDLRARILDVSKRLRRVNASVQTDPGHTKLMKEASTDEQEDLIAMVDEEILTDGNLAIRQIGNFTLSHSVAQMTDEIPTLNASTQTAMPRSGVSFRRFLEAGAGDGPTSKQVTDEDDDVKKSSSFDELQKIDEKIKEFFNTPELDTLELPEDNESTHSMDSIKDQHTPDLLTGSSKDSGLNKVKIPEPPTFNSWQNLDFSDEESEHYVARELPRRTIGEGTKPWAEFKDLVIGSRLANMRLSPVLPRKPRPNKKTVTWSDTQHRAVSNLIHEATALVDMFDQVSMLLGPDIKLHAVKPQEEEFELPPPKWEPLLTKSCHLLQEKLEQVRHLTCEDVDDQLLLSPSMQPIVDVHDNA